One genomic region from Coleofasciculaceae cyanobacterium encodes:
- a CDS encoding metal-binding protein, which translates to MPSGVTHDRITLWILPWVAGVTYGFTNNGDLTLILSGGFLFSGMMFGPDLDIDSIQYKRWSIIRGIWLPYRKFLRHRSVLSHGPIIGTCLRIAYLLVMIGWVSIFVVGIAQLCFGFTWNWQDFVQEQLLLLRKYHQETIALTVGLEIGAMSHSISDWIASSRKLRLKNKSSKNSVVTKQLRKAKIYQKKK; encoded by the coding sequence ATGCCTTCTGGAGTCACACACGATCGCATTACTCTTTGGATTCTCCCCTGGGTGGCGGGAGTTACTTACGGTTTTACTAACAACGGAGACTTGACTTTAATTCTCTCTGGCGGATTTCTATTTAGCGGGATGATGTTTGGTCCAGATTTAGATATTGACTCGATTCAATACAAACGTTGGAGCATTATACGCGGTATTTGGCTGCCATACCGTAAGTTTTTACGACATCGTTCGGTGTTATCTCATGGCCCTATTATTGGTACTTGTCTCCGCATTGCATATTTATTGGTGATGATCGGCTGGGTTAGTATCTTTGTAGTGGGGATCGCTCAGTTGTGTTTCGGTTTTACCTGGAATTGGCAAGATTTTGTCCAGGAACAATTATTGTTACTTAGAAAATATCATCAAGAAACAATAGCTCTTACTGTCGGATTAGAAATTGGTGCAATGAGTCATAGCATCAGTGATTGGATCGCTTCGAGTCGTAAGCTTCGTCTCAAAAATAAATCTAGCAAAAATAGCGTCGTAACTAAACAACTACGCAAAGCCAAAATCTACCAGAAGAAAAAATAA
- the psbZ gene encoding photosystem II reaction center protein PsbZ: protein MTILFQLALAALVLFSFVMVIGVPVAYASPQNWDQSKSLIYVGSGIWTVLVVVVAVLNFFVI from the coding sequence ATGACTATTTTATTTCAATTAGCACTAGCTGCTTTAGTTCTATTTTCTTTTGTGATGGTAATTGGCGTGCCAGTTGCCTATGCTTCTCCCCAAAACTGGGATCAATCTAAATCTCTGATTTATGTTGGCTCTGGGATTTGGACTGTTTTAGTGGTAGTGGTAGCAGTGCTTAACTTTTTTGTTATTTAA
- a CDS encoding PhoH family protein — MKKIFVVDTNVILHDPTAILRFEDNEIVLPIAVIEELDRFKKQPEMTGRNAREVSRTLDQLRQQGHLTTGVELSNGGTLRVALGDRDTLKKLPLELSGDLADNSILAVGMQCKQKYQCPVIVVSKDTNLRIKADALGLNAEDYETDKVDVDELYTGTTEVLVSAEQIAEFFQAGSITLEQKFLPNQDITLVDSNNPSHTALGMVEGESSKIIPLVALPKLGVSRIQSRNREQRFALNLLLQDSIKLVTLVGKAGTGKTLLAIAAGLQKVADEKLYTRLLISRPVVPMGKDIGFLPGDINEKLTPWMQPLYDNFDLIFGTHDTNQKPGHWRRGHEELIEMGLLQIEPLTYIRGRTIPQQFLIIDEAQNLTPHEVKTIITRAGEGTKVVLTGDPDQIDNPYIDAASNGLTYVVERFKHEPLAGHITLSKGERSGLAERATALL; from the coding sequence ATGAAAAAAATCTTTGTTGTTGATACTAATGTAATACTCCATGACCCAACTGCGATATTGCGGTTTGAAGACAATGAAATAGTACTACCGATCGCCGTAATTGAAGAGCTAGATCGCTTTAAAAAACAGCCAGAAATGACTGGTCGTAACGCTAGAGAAGTCTCCCGTACTCTAGATCAGCTGCGCCAGCAGGGTCATTTAACTACAGGGGTAGAATTGAGTAATGGCGGAACTCTACGAGTAGCATTAGGCGATCGTGATACTCTGAAAAAATTACCTCTCGAATTAAGCGGCGATCTGGCGGACAACTCGATTTTAGCGGTGGGAATGCAGTGCAAACAAAAGTATCAGTGTCCCGTGATTGTAGTTAGTAAAGACACTAATCTACGCATTAAAGCAGATGCTTTAGGACTTAATGCAGAAGACTATGAAACAGATAAAGTAGACGTAGATGAACTTTATACAGGTACGACCGAAGTATTAGTTAGTGCAGAGCAAATTGCCGAGTTTTTTCAAGCTGGTTCAATTACTCTCGAACAAAAATTTTTACCCAATCAAGATATCACCCTCGTAGATAGTAATAATCCGTCCCACACCGCATTGGGCATGGTAGAGGGAGAAAGTAGCAAAATTATTCCCTTAGTGGCGTTACCAAAACTAGGGGTATCACGTATACAATCCCGTAACCGAGAACAAAGGTTCGCTCTTAATTTACTGTTACAAGACTCAATTAAGTTAGTTACCTTGGTGGGTAAAGCAGGGACAGGAAAAACTTTATTAGCGATCGCCGCAGGACTGCAAAAAGTTGCTGATGAAAAACTTTATACTCGTCTTTTGATCTCTCGTCCAGTTGTTCCAATGGGCAAAGATATTGGGTTTCTTCCAGGAGATATTAATGAAAAGCTAACTCCTTGGATGCAGCCTTTATATGACAATTTCGACTTAATCTTTGGCACTCATGATACTAATCAAAAGCCTGGACATTGGCGCAGAGGACACGAAGAATTAATTGAGATGGGACTGCTGCAAATTGAACCCCTAACCTATATTCGAGGTCGTACTATTCCCCAGCAGTTTTTAATTATTGACGAGGCGCAAAATCTTACTCCTCATGAGGTAAAGACAATTATCACTCGTGCTGGGGAAGGAACTAAAGTTGTCTTAACAGGAGATCCCGATCAGATTGATAATCCTTATATCGATGCTGCCAGCAATGGACTTACGTATGTTGTAGAAAGATTTAAGCACGAACCCCTCGCAGGTCATATTACCCTCTCCAAAGGTGAACGTTCTGGATTAGCAGAAAGAGCCACAGCCCTGCTTTAG
- the malQ gene encoding 4-alpha-glucanotransferase: MLDFRASGVLLHPTSLPSRFGIGDLGENAYQFVDFLANSDQQIWQILPIGPTGYGNSPYLSYSALAGNPLLISPTILLDQGLLTAEELQHLPEFSLDFVDFERVIGIKMPLLRRASDRFKVQASATEDGEFKSFCNRHNDWLSNYALFMSLKQAHNGSGWNQWESDIASRQPQAMARWATELADEIYFHKFVQYQFFCQWKNLKQYANQKGIKLFGDIPIYVAHDSVDVWAHSKIFSLDPETSAPALMAGVPPDYFSATGQLWGNPVYNWEELERTDFKWWIRRVEATLEYVDIIRIDHFRGFQAYWAVPQGETTAMNGTWLEAPGDEFFQLLEQQLGKLPIVAEDLGVITPEVEALRDKFKFPGMKILQFAFDADRANGFLPYNYCDRNCIVYTGTHDNNTTVGWFYERSPEAKSQVIDYLGCLCEDGIHWAMIRLALSSVGNTAILPFQDVLGLGTDAKMNTPSQPTGNWSWRCRAEAFNDELSGRLKYLTYLYGRTPVKSE; encoded by the coding sequence ATGTTGGATTTTAGAGCTAGCGGCGTATTACTTCATCCCACTTCTCTGCCTAGCCGTTTTGGGATCGGCGATTTGGGTGAGAACGCATATCAATTCGTCGATTTTTTAGCCAACAGCGACCAGCAAATATGGCAAATATTACCAATTGGGCCGACTGGTTATGGCAACTCTCCATACCTATCTTATTCTGCTTTGGCAGGAAATCCTTTGTTAATTAGTCCGACAATTCTTCTTGACCAAGGATTATTGACGGCGGAGGAATTACAGCACCTGCCTGAATTTTCTTTAGACTTTGTTGATTTCGAGCGAGTGATTGGCATCAAAATGCCTCTGTTAAGGCGGGCAAGCGATCGCTTCAAAGTTCAGGCTTCAGCAACAGAAGATGGGGAATTTAAAAGCTTTTGCAATCGTCATAATGATTGGCTGAGTAACTATGCTCTATTTATGTCCCTCAAACAGGCTCATAACGGCAGCGGTTGGAATCAATGGGAGTCAGATATAGCTTCCCGTCAGCCTCAAGCGATGGCAAGGTGGGCAACAGAACTAGCTGATGAGATTTATTTCCATAAATTTGTGCAGTATCAATTTTTTTGTCAGTGGAAAAACCTGAAGCAATACGCTAACCAAAAAGGAATTAAACTTTTCGGCGATATTCCGATCTATGTTGCTCATGATAGTGTCGATGTTTGGGCTCATAGCAAGATTTTTAGTTTAGACCCCGAGACAAGCGCACCAGCTTTAATGGCGGGTGTTCCTCCAGATTACTTTAGCGCTACTGGTCAGCTTTGGGGTAACCCCGTTTATAACTGGGAGGAACTAGAAAGAACGGATTTCAAATGGTGGATCAGAAGAGTTGAAGCTACTTTGGAATATGTAGATATTATTCGCATCGACCACTTTAGAGGTTTTCAGGCTTATTGGGCAGTACCTCAAGGAGAAACCACCGCGATGAACGGTACTTGGCTAGAAGCCCCTGGAGATGAGTTTTTTCAGTTATTAGAACAGCAGCTAGGTAAACTACCTATTGTGGCAGAAGATTTAGGAGTAATTACTCCAGAAGTAGAAGCATTACGAGATAAATTTAAGTTTCCTGGGATGAAAATTCTCCAGTTTGCCTTTGATGCCGATCGCGCAAATGGCTTTTTGCCCTATAATTACTGCGATCGCAACTGCATCGTTTATACAGGTACTCACGATAATAATACTACTGTGGGCTGGTTTTATGAGCGATCGCCCGAAGCCAAATCTCAGGTAATAGACTATTTGGGCTGTTTATGTGAAGACGGCATCCATTGGGCAATGATTCGTTTGGCGCTCAGTTCGGTGGGCAACACGGCAATATTACCATTTCAAGATGTTTTAGGTTTGGGTACAGATGCTAAGATGAATACCCCCTCTCAGCCCACAGGTAACTGGAGTTGGCGTTGTCGCGCCGAAGCGTTTAATGATGAATTGAGTGGCCGCTTAAAATATTTAACCTATCTTTACGGACGCACGCCAGTAAAAAGTGAATAG
- the gatB gene encoding Asp-tRNA(Asn)/Glu-tRNA(Gln) amidotransferase subunit GatB: protein MTSAAPTKTEYEAIIGLETHCQLSTETKIFSSESTKFDGDNPNVNISPICLGYPGVLPVLNEKVLEYAVKAGLALNCQIAPYSKFDRKQYFYPDLPKNYQISQFDLPIAEHGWIEIEIVEKPNTEPIRKKIGITRLHMEEDAGKLTHGGSDRLDGSTYSLVDFNRAGIPLVEIVSEPDLRSGKEAAEYAQEIRRIMLYLGISDGKMNEGSLRCDVNISVRPVGQKEFGTKVEIKNMNSFSAIQKAIDYEIERQIEAIKNGEPIYQETRLWQEGSGRTKSMRLKEGSSDYRYFPEPDLPPIEVSPEQLETWKAELPELPVAKRHRYESELGLSAYDTRVLTDDRAVAEYFEAAIASGADTKQLANWVMGDIAAYVNSNNLGIWQTQLKPETLAELVSLIAEGTISGKIGKDILPELLTKGGSAKALVEKKGLVQISDTGEIEKIIDEVIAAHPQELEQFRNGKTKLKGFFVGQVMKQTGGRADPKLTNQLLAKKLQG from the coding sequence ATGACCAGTGCTGCACCAACCAAGACAGAGTACGAAGCAATAATTGGCTTAGAAACTCACTGTCAATTAAGTACCGAAACTAAAATTTTTAGCAGCGAATCGACTAAATTTGATGGCGACAACCCCAATGTTAATATTTCGCCAATTTGTTTAGGATATCCTGGGGTACTACCTGTCTTAAACGAAAAAGTATTAGAGTATGCAGTAAAAGCTGGATTAGCTCTCAACTGTCAAATCGCACCTTACAGCAAGTTCGATCGCAAACAATACTTTTATCCCGACTTACCTAAAAATTATCAAATCTCTCAATTCGATCTTCCTATTGCCGAACATGGTTGGATTGAAATTGAGATTGTGGAAAAACCCAACACCGAACCGATCAGAAAAAAGATTGGGATTACTCGCTTACATATGGAAGAAGATGCGGGGAAACTGACTCACGGTGGCAGCGATCGCCTTGATGGTTCAACTTATTCTTTAGTAGACTTTAATCGTGCGGGTATACCCTTAGTCGAAATTGTTTCTGAACCCGATTTACGTAGTGGCAAAGAGGCAGCGGAATACGCTCAAGAAATTCGCCGTATTATGCTTTATTTAGGTATTAGTGATGGCAAGATGAACGAAGGGTCTTTACGCTGTGATGTAAACATCTCCGTGCGTCCTGTGGGACAAAAGGAATTTGGCACTAAGGTAGAAATTAAGAACATGAATTCCTTTAGCGCGATCCAAAAGGCGATCGACTATGAGATCGAACGGCAGATTGAGGCGATTAAAAACGGCGAACCAATTTATCAAGAAACCCGTCTTTGGCAAGAAGGTAGTGGACGTACTAAAAGTATGCGTCTTAAGGAAGGAAGCAGCGACTATCGTTATTTTCCCGAACCAGATTTGCCGCCAATTGAAGTGTCTCCAGAACAGCTAGAAACCTGGAAAGCAGAACTACCAGAACTCCCTGTAGCTAAACGTCATCGCTATGAGTCAGAATTAGGCTTATCGGCTTATGATACAAGAGTATTGACAGACGATCGCGCTGTGGCAGAATATTTTGAAGCAGCGATCGCCTCTGGAGCAGATACTAAGCAGCTTGCTAACTGGGTGATGGGAGATATTGCAGCCTATGTCAACAGTAATAATCTTGGGATCTGGCAAACTCAATTGAAACCCGAAACTCTAGCTGAATTAGTTAGCCTGATTGCCGAAGGTACTATTAGCGGCAAAATCGGTAAGGATATTTTACCCGAACTACTAACTAAAGGCGGTTCAGCTAAAGCTCTAGTTGAGAAAAAAGGTTTGGTTCAAATTTCTGATACAGGAGAAATCGAGAAAATCATTGATGAAGTGATCGCTGCCCATCCTCAAGAGTTAGAACAATTCCGCAACGGTAAAACTAAGCTCAAAGGTTTCTTTGTCGGACAAGTCATGAAGCAAACTGGCGGACGTGCCGATCCTAAGTTGACTAATCAATTGTTAGCTAAGAAATTACAAGGTTAA
- a CDS encoding response regulator transcription factor, whose product MIRTLIVDDQNLVREGLRVLLEKATEIKIVGDAQDGESALQKIEAVKPDVVLLDINLPGIDGLIVSKRISLKFPEIKVIMLSSYEDQSYVSKATESGAKGYLLKNVSSEELEWSIKLVHKGYSAFKSELLTTLIPRNQSESYLNSPIKVTPLKNSDASQNATQVKPISITAKPSQEPEVNLAGMEAILAKNHIQQKYAKYAPTERQQQGNTLFHNVKINRVKKTIMSFEFKLLIFSILFSLGFLVFVALS is encoded by the coding sequence ATGATTCGTACCTTAATAGTTGACGATCAAAATTTAGTACGTGAAGGTCTAAGAGTGCTGCTAGAAAAAGCAACTGAAATAAAAATAGTCGGCGATGCTCAAGATGGCGAAAGCGCGCTCCAGAAAATAGAGGCTGTTAAGCCAGATGTGGTACTGTTAGATATAAATCTTCCTGGTATTGACGGATTAATCGTATCGAAAAGAATTAGCCTCAAGTTTCCTGAAATTAAAGTAATTATGCTGAGTAGTTATGAAGATCAAAGCTATGTTAGCAAAGCAACTGAATCGGGAGCTAAAGGTTATCTACTCAAAAACGTGTCTTCTGAAGAACTGGAGTGGTCAATTAAGTTGGTACATAAAGGATACTCAGCATTTAAGTCAGAGTTATTAACAACATTGATTCCCCGAAACCAATCTGAATCTTACTTGAATTCACCAATTAAAGTAACCCCTCTCAAAAACTCTGATGCTTCTCAAAATGCTACTCAAGTCAAACCTATTTCAATTACAGCTAAACCGTCTCAAGAACCTGAAGTAAACTTGGCTGGTATGGAAGCTATTCTTGCCAAAAACCATATTCAACAAAAATATGCAAAATACGCTCCTACTGAGCGACAGCAGCAGGGAAATACGTTATTTCATAATGTCAAAATAAATAGAGTTAAAAAGACTATAATGAGCTTTGAATTTAAGCTTTTAATTTTTAGTATTCTATTTTCTTTAGGATTTTTGGTTTTTGTGGCTTTATCTTAA
- the ribH gene encoding 6,7-dimethyl-8-ribityllumazine synthase: protein MAVFEGTFAGDLSNVRMAIVIGRFNDLVTDKLISGCQDCLKRHGINIEPEGGQIDYVWVPGSYEIAMVARQLAFSGNYDAIICLGAVIRGQTPHFDYVASEAAKGVAAASFQSGVPVIFGVLTVDTMQQALERAGIKSNLGWNYALNALEMASLMQQINNRSGASSRSDLPPGNETIALPEVASQNVSNSEY, encoded by the coding sequence ATGGCTGTTTTTGAGGGAACATTTGCAGGAGACTTATCAAACGTAAGGATGGCGATCGTTATTGGTCGTTTTAATGATTTGGTGACAGATAAGCTCATTTCTGGCTGTCAAGATTGCTTGAAACGTCACGGTATCAACATAGAACCTGAGGGTGGTCAAATAGATTATGTTTGGGTTCCTGGTAGCTACGAGATTGCCATGGTGGCGCGACAGTTAGCTTTCTCTGGTAATTACGATGCCATAATTTGCCTGGGTGCGGTAATTCGCGGGCAAACGCCTCATTTTGATTATGTAGCTTCCGAAGCCGCCAAAGGGGTTGCAGCAGCTAGTTTTCAATCAGGTGTCCCAGTTATTTTTGGTGTTTTGACGGTTGATACGATGCAGCAGGCTTTAGAAAGAGCTGGAATCAAGAGCAATTTAGGCTGGAACTACGCTTTAAATGCTTTAGAAATGGCTAGTTTAATGCAGCAGATTAATAATCGTTCCGGAGCTTCTTCTCGTTCCGACCTGCCGCCAGGCAATGAGACTATTGCTTTGCCCGAGGTGGCTAGTCAAAATGTATCTAATAGTGAATATTAA